One window of Perca fluviatilis chromosome 12, GENO_Pfluv_1.0, whole genome shotgun sequence genomic DNA carries:
- the LOC120569381 gene encoding uncharacterized protein LOC120569381 — protein MVIANNVIRLREIQRRVIEDNNHFQGINSISLSTIDRILQKHRFRMKQASLLNETDQRVEYVQRIFEIEGWPVPPEIIFVDEAGFNLTKRRRRGRNIIGHRAIVNVPGQRGGNVTMCAAISQRGVLHRHASLGPYNTMLLLAFLDGQREHMFQLDHREPAQPEHPHYVVVWDNVSFHRAALVRDWFTDNPIFSNLFLPAYSPFLNPVEEFFSAWRWKVYDREPYMRVHLLQAMEEACLDISVDSCQGWIRHARGFYPRCLARANIACDVDEILWPDPEQRRDADAE, from the exons ATGGTCATTGCCAATAATGTAATCCGCCTGCGAGAGATTCAAAGGAGAGTGATTGAGGATAATAATCATTTTCAAGGAATAAATTCCATCAGCCTTTCCACAATTGATCGCATCCTCCAAAAGCATCGGTTCCGGATGAAACAGGCGTCCCTTTTGAACGAAACTGACCAACGAGTGGAATATGTTCAG AGAATCTTTGAGATTGAAGGCTGGCCTGTTCCACCTGAAATTATCTTTGTGGATGAGGCTGGTTTCAACCTCACCAAAAGAAGGAGAAGGGGGAGGAATATAATCGGCCATCGGGCTATTGTAAATGTCCCTGGTCAGCGTGGAGGGAATGTCACGATGTGCGCAGCCATCAGCCAACGAGGGGTACTCCACCGCCATGCCAGTCTAGGACCCTATAATACTATGCTCCTTCTTGCATTCCTTGACGGTCAAAGAGAGCATATGTTCCAGCTGGACCACAGGGAACCAGCACAACCAGAGCACCCTcactatgttgttgtttgggatAACGTCAGCTTCCATCGCGCTGCTCTGGTTCGTGACTGGTTTACCGATAACCCAATATTTTCCAACCTCTTTCTGCCTGCATACTCTCCATTTCTTAACCCAGTAGAGGAGTTTTTTTCGGCATGGCGGTGGAAAGTGTATGACCGAGAACCTTATATGCGTGTTCACCTCCTTCAGGCCATGGAAGAAGCCTGCCTAGACATATCAGTAGATTCGTGCCAGGGGTGGATCAGGCATGCAAGAGGATTTTATCCCCGCTGCCTGGCTAGGGCCAATATAGCCTGTGATGTGGACGAGATTCTCTGGCCTGACCCAGAGCAAAGGCGGGATGCTGATgcagaataa